Proteins from a single region of Punica granatum isolate Tunisia-2019 chromosome 8, ASM765513v2, whole genome shotgun sequence:
- the LOC116188224 gene encoding oleosin 16.4 kDa-like: MAEHHRLAHHQRPAADTQSIRELFRMGPTKSQVVVVLTLLPVGAILLLLAGLTLAGTLIGIAVTAPLFVIFSPILVPATLLIAFAVTGFLTSGAFGITALSAISWIVNFIRNMRGASLSEQVDHAKLRALETIGYLGHRTKEAGQAIQDKAHDEGRTHEGGRTREGTRATTTTT; this comes from the coding sequence ATGGCCGAGCACCACCGTCTCGCACACCACCAGCGGCCAGCCGCGGACACGCAGAGCATCAGGGAGCTCTTCCGGATGGGACCCACTAAGTCCCAGGTGGTGGTCGTATTGACCCTCCTCCCGGTCGGGgccatcctcctcctcctcgctGGCCTCACCCTCGCAGGGACGCTCATCGGCATCGCGGTCACTGCCCCTCTGTTCGTCATCTTCAGCCCCATCCTGGTCCCTGCCACGCTCCTCATCGCCTTTGCGGTCACCGGGTTCCTGACCTCAGGCGCGTTTGGGATCACCGCCCTGTCGGCAATCTCGTGGATAGTGAACTTCATCCGAAACATGAGGGGGGCTTCGCTCTCTGAGCAGGTGGACCACGCCAAGCTTCGGGCCCTGGAAACGATCGGTTACCTGGGCCACCGGACCAAGGAGGCGGGTCAGGCAATACAGGACAAGGCCCACGATGAGGGGCGAACCCATGAGGGTGGAAGGACGCGTGAGGGCACAAGGGCCACAACCACAACCACATGA
- the LOC116189595 gene encoding galactinol--sucrose galactosyltransferase-like, translating to MAPPSLTKNSAEVMGVADGKIPFPSTVTLEAGNFLANGHLILTDVPKNIMATPSLLISAGKAKTTVGCFVGFNAAEPMSRHVVPIGRLRNLRFMSIFRFKVWWTTHLVGRNGRDVEHETQMMILDKNDTGRPYVLLLPLLEGQFRASLQPGENDNLDICVESGSTRVLGSSFRSCLYMQAGDDPFGLVREAMKEVRVHLGSFKLLEEKTPPGIVDKFGWCTWDAFYLKVDPRGVWEGVKGLVEGGCPPGMVLIDDGWQSICHDDDPISDQEGVNRTAAGEQMPCRLVRFEENYKFRDYRSPRQPGAKGMGDFIRDLKEEFGSVEHVYVWHALCGYWGGVRPDVPGMPESKVIRPRLSPGLEKTMEDLAVDKIVNSGIGLVPPEEVQEMYERLHAHLQSVGIDGVKVDVIHLLEMLCEDFGGRVELAKAYYKALTTSVRKHFNGNGVIASMEHCNDFMLLGTEAISLGRVGDDFWCTDPQGVPDGTYWLQGCHMVHCAYNSLWMVNFIHPDWDMFQSTHPCAEFHAASRAISGGPIYVSDCVGKHDFKLLRSLVLPDGSILRCQFYALPTRDCLFEDPLHDGKTMLKIWNVNKYTGVLGLFNCQGGGWCRETRKNRSFSEFSHAVSYTASPNDIEWNNTSSPVSLKDAQIFAVYMFKEQKVRLLKSQDRLEVSLEPFNYELLTVSPVNEVNSIQFAVIGLVNMLNTGGAVQSMEFDEEAGSVRVGVRGSGEMSVFTSEKPRSCKINGAEVKFRYADQMVEVQVPWAGSKEVSVIEYLF from the exons ATGGCTCCTCCAAGCTTGACCAAGAACTCGGCCGAAGTAATGGGGGTGGCGGATGGGAAGATCCCGTTCCCATCCACGGTGACCCTTGAAGCTGGTAACTTCCTCGCCAACGGCCACCTGATCCTGACCGATGTCCCCAAGAACATCATGGCCACTCCATCGCTGTTGATCTCTGCGGGCAAGGCTAAGACCACCGTCGGATGCTTCGTGGGGTTCAATGCCGCTGAGCCGATGAGCCGCCACGTGGTTCCCATTGGCAGGCTTAGGAACCTACGCTTCATGAGCATTTTCAG GTTCAAGGTGTGGTGGACTACACATTTGGTGGGCCGCAATGGGCGGGACGTGGAGCACGAGACTCAGATGATGATCCTGGACAAGAATGATACAGGACGACCCTATGTCTTGTTACTTCCCCTCCTGGAAGGACAGTTCCGCGCTTCCCTCCAGCCCGGGGAGAATGACAATTTGGACATCTGCGTTGAGAGCGGGTCGACTCGTGTGCTCGGATCCAGCTTCCGGAGCTGCCTCTATATGCAAGCCGGTGACGATCCGTTCGGTCTAGTCCGGGAGGCAATGAAGGAAGTCAGGGTCCACTTGGGGTCATTTAAGCTCCTTGAAGAGAAAACTCCTCcag GCATAGTGGATAAATTCGGGTGGTGCACTTGGGACGCATTTTACCTGAAGGTGGACCCTCGAGGAGTCTGGGAAGGGGTGAAGGGCCTAGTCGAGGGCGGGTGCCCTCCGGGGATGGTCCTGATCGACGACGGATGGCAGTCGATATGCCACGACGATGACCCAATATCGGACCAGGAAGGGGTGAACCGGACGGCTGCAGGAGAGCAGATGCCCTGCAGGCTCGTCCGGTTCGAGGAGAACTACAAGTTCCGGGACTACAGGAGCCCCCGGCAACCCGGCGCCAAGGGCATGGGAGACTTCATCAGGGACCTGAAGGAGGAGTTTGGGAGCGTGGAGCACGTGTACGTGTGGCACGCGCTGTGCGGCTACTGGGGCGGGGTGAGGCCAGACGTGCCGGGCATGCCCGAGTCGAAGGTGATCAGGCCGAGGCTGTCCCCGGGGCTCGAGAAGACCATGGAGGATCTAGCAGTGGATAAGATAGTGAATAGTGGGATCGGGTTGGTCCCACCGGAGGAGGTGCAGGAAATGTACGAGAGACTGCACGCACATCTGCAGTCCGTCGGCATTGATGGCGTAAAGGTCGATGTGATCCAT TTGCTTGAGATGCTATGTGAGGATTTCGGTGGTCGAGTGGAGCTTGCTAAAGCCTATTATAAGGCACTCACTACCTCAGTTAGGAAGCATTTCAATGGCAACGGTGTGATTGCTAGCATGGAACATTGCAATGACTTCATGCTCCTCGGCACGGAGGCCATTTCTCTTGGTCGTGTTG GTGATGATTTCTGGTGCACGGACCCGCAGGGAGTCCCGGACGGTACGTACTGGCTTCAGGGCTGCCACATGGTGCATTGCGCCTATAACAGCCTGTGGATGGTCAACTTCATACACCCAGACTGGGACATGTTCCAGTCCACTCACCCTTGTGCGGAATTCCATGCTGCCTCGAGGGCTATCTCTGGTGGGCCGATCTATGTAAGCGACTGTGTCGGCAAACATGATTTCAAGTTGCTCAGGAGTTTGGTCTTGCCCGACGGTTCCATCCTGAGATGCCAATTCTATGCACTTCCCACTAGAGATTGCCTCTTCGAAGACCCTTTACACGATGGCAAAACAATGCTCAAGATATGGAACGTTAATAAG TACACAGGAGTCCTAGGACTTTTCAACTGCCAAGGAGGGGGATGGTGTCGCGAAACCCGAAAGAACCGGAGCTTCTCCGAATTCTCACATGCTGTTTCTTACACCGCAAGTCCTAATGACATCGAATGGAACAACACGAGCAGCCCAGTCTCTCTCAAGGATGCTCAAATTTTCGCGGTCTACATGTTCAAAGAACAGAAGGTGAGGCTCCTGAAGTCTCAGGACCGCCTTGAGGTCTCTCTCGAACCGTTCAATTACGAGCTTCTAACAGTCTCTCCTGTGAATGAGGTAAACTCCATTCAATTTGCTGTGATTGGGCTGGTGAACATGCTCAACACCGGCGGAGCAGTCCAGTCAATGGAGTTCGATGAAGAGGCAGGCTCCGTGAGGGTTGGGGTTCGGGGAAGTGGAGAGATGAGTGTTTTCACATCAGAGAAGCCGAGAAGTTGTAAGATTAATGGGGCAGAGGTGAAGTTTCGATATGCTGACCAAATGGTGGAAGTTCAAGTGCCATGGGCCGGCTCCAAGGAGGTGTCTGTGATTGAGTACTTGTTTTGA
- the LOC116188223 gene encoding pollen-specific leucine-rich repeat extensin-like protein 1, with protein MKTSEYMDKEITGLSRSLSDDLFGHGNTRDDYDYEDSLSPRFGLYPSQPQTSADAGKVRSSFDEALLSLIDRRMKEHTDEVLHAVNSVSAQLTQLESRTRRMENAVDDLKESLNSYHGRADGKLRELEHLLREVQDCTRDIRDKQEIAEARIELSKLAMSKVQAHLKKPETTAQTEAVQEASSSVPQQSAQSLPIPIPMAASQQASTLPAHISPHSPHINPSPAPQLPPPSVPPPPPEVYYQIPPIPHSQSAPPQPHHLPYQPSPIPPPRIYEFHQQPVIPTPPPPTQQAPSSVHCNDFLHYSPWLSGESTHNPFYSPLIGGSFQQFDSPYLKPPEQPTNRRYMDVPSHPSMDSDFNSLSRGSRGNPTVETSNPMQSSNNGGYSELPTARILPQALPTVSIKDPQRSPDRSTNKEPADDVVDRVVGMGFRRDVVRATVKRLEDGGQPVDLNVVLDILTNEGQNR; from the exons ATGAAGACGTCGGAGTACATGGACAAGGAGATCACTGGGCTTTCCCGTTCCCTGTCCGATGATCTCTTCGGTCACGGGAACACCCGCGATGATTATGATTACGAAGACAGCCTCTCGCCTCGATTCGGCCTCTACCCTTCACAGCCTCAGACTTCTGCTGACGCA GGGAAGGTCAGGAGCTCCTTCGATGAAGCCTTGCTTTCACTGATCGACAGGAGAATGAAAGAGCACACTGATGAAGTGCTTCATGCTGTCAATAGTGTAAGTGCACAGCTCACTCAACTTGAGAGCAGGACGCGTCGAATGGAGAATGCAGTCGATGATCTCAAGGAATCTCTTAACTCTTACCATGGAAGGGCCGATGGGAAATTGCGGGAGCTTGAGCATCTGTTAAGAGAG GTCCAAGACTGCACTCGGGATATAAGGGATAAACAGGAGATAGCTGAGGCCCGAATAGAGCTTTCTAAGCTTGCAATGTCGAAGGTTCAAGCACACCTGAAAAAGCCGGAGACCACTGCTCAGACGGAAGCAGTTCAAGAAGCTTCGTCTTCCGTCCCTCAACAATCCGCTCAATCACTTCCCATCCCCATCCCCATGGCAGCTTCACAGCAGGCCAGCACTCTCCCAGCTCACATTTCTCCTCATTCACCTCACATCAACCCTTCACCTGCTCCACAGCTTCCTCCTCCATCGGTTCCCCCGCCACCTCCTGAAGTATATTACCAGATCCCACCCATTCCACATTCGCAGTCGGCTCCACCGCAGCCTCATCATCTTCCTTATCAACCCTCACCTATACCTCCACCCAGAATATACGAGTTCCATCAACAACCAGTTATTCCTACTCCTCCTCCACCTACCCAACAAGCGCCATCTAGTGTTCATTGCAATGACTTCCTTCACTACTCACCTTGGTTGTCCGGGGAAAGCACCCATAATCCGTTCTACTCGCCCTTGATTGGTGGTTCTTTCCAGCAGTTTGATAGTCCCTACTTGAAGCCGCCTGAACAACCAACAAATAGGCGTTATATGGACGTACCTTCCCATCCATCAATGGATTCTGATTTTAACTCTCTCTCCAGGGGTAGCAGGGGCAATCCGACCGTGGAAACCTCTAATCCCATGCAGTCTAGTAATAATGGTGGGTACTCAGAGTTGCCCACGGCCCGGATATTGCCACAGGCATTACCAACCGTCTCCATCAAAGATCCACAGCGGAGTCCTGATCGAAGCACGAACAAGGAGCCGGCTGATGATGTTGTGGACAGGGTTGTCGGGATGGGGTTCCGGAGGGATGTGGTGAGAGCCACAGTGAAGAGGCTTGAGGACGGAGGGCAGCCTGTGGACCTCAATGTGGTCCTGGACATACTGACCAATGAGGGACAGAATCGGTGA
- the LOC116188902 gene encoding probable E3 ubiquitin-protein ligase HIP1 encodes MSSEDRCSNLEQNYCSRRHEHHENNEPNGAMAQHSISQPTHFPAPYLYYPGVGPTIYSALFVYVPGHQFPSAHVDLGGPSAAYRMNSLVNRNGGLYSAAVSTHSWWYRSEPSISSFNGGGGAIAWNQPVATDYMHGSNIVFFGPPQVPVYIPIPYISNPHHNPIDTQHLGLRGRNQPGHNDAMCCPGPPSRTAPRYSSPHVSGDASSSSGIQRRAPRDDSPQVSANTPPGLGSGILGNAPRSTGPPTSVIQQLREAEPGHETNSRQNRDFHARVLLDDEVLIIDFSDDEETEDHVDAETQNHVTVDSRITEDIIESMRSSTRSADETIIGRLETIEQPSTSLKNREATSCTICLDVYEDQHEIQTLNCGHEYHSDCIKKWLRVKKKCPICRSEALPQKPK; translated from the exons ATGAGTTCTGAAGACAGATGCTCCAATTTGGAGCAGAACTATTGTTCTCGAAGACACGAGCATCATGAGAATAATGAACCAAACGGGGCAATGGCACAGCACAGTATTTCTCAACCTACTCATTTTCCGGCTCCATATCTATATTACCCTGGTGTGGGCCCAACAATATATTCGGCCCTTTTTGTTTATGTACCCGGCCATCAGTTTCCGAGCGCTCATGTGGATCTTGGAGGACCATCTGCTGCATACAGAATGAATTCACTGGTTAACAGAAATGGCGGTTTATACAGCGCTGCAGTCAGCACTCACAGCTGGTGGTACCGATCAGAGCCAAGCATCAGTTCTTTCAATGGAGGTGGAGGAGCTATAGCTTGGAATCAACCTGTTGCTACGGATTATATGCACG GGAGCAACATAGTATTTTTCGGACCTCCTCAGGTGCCGGTGTACATTCCCATTCCTTATATCAGCAATCCGCATCACAATCCCATCGACACGCAACATCTTGGTCTTAGAGGAAGAAACCAGCCGGGCCACAATGATGCTATGTGTTGCCCGGGACCACCATCACGCACTGCCCCGAGGTATAGTTCTCCACATGTTTCTGGGGATGCAAGCTCGTCCTCAGGCATTCAGAGGAGGGCACCGAGGGATGATTCTCCTCAGGTTTCTGCGAATACACCCCCTGGCTTAGGCTCAGGAATACTCGGGAATGCACCAAGGAGTACGGGTCCTCCTACTTCTGTGATACAGCAGCTTCGAGAAGCGGAGCCTGGGCACGAGACAAACTCGAGACAGAACCGAGATTTCCACGCAAGAGTGTTGCTTGATGAT GAAGTTTTGATAATAGATTTCTCAGATGATGAGGAAACTGAAGACCATGTCGATGCTGAAACACAGAATCATGTAACCGTTGATTCAAGGATAACTGAA GACATAATAGAATCAATGAGATCGAGTACCAGGTCGGCCGATGAAACTATTATCGGACGGCTCGAGACAATTGAGCAGCCATCAACCTCTCTGAAGAATCGCGAGGCAACTTCTTGCACCATTTGTCTG GATGTCTACGAGGATCAGCATGAGATTCAGACTCTCAATTGCGGGCATGAGTACCACTCAGATTGCATAAAGAAGTGGCTCCGGGTGAAGAAGAAATGTCCCATTTGCAGATCTGAAGCATTGCCTCAAAAACCAAAATGA